One segment of Pseudomonas pohangensis DNA contains the following:
- a CDS encoding wax ester/triacylglycerol synthase family O-acyltransferase, protein MEQLSGADNVSLLGERGNVYNHVGVLMIYDTTTAPGGSVRYKDILQHFEDRLYLNPVFRRHLEITPLGLDRPYLVADSLIDVEYHIRHIALPEPGDWRQLMIQVARLHSRPLDRTRPLWEVYVIEGLDNIPNLPKGAFAIFLKIHHAVVDGMAAVHLLTQLHTLTPEPVDTLNIRSTIDADYSPSNYELLSRTVSNGVERISKLARFGFNGTARLLAAGKEQLARLNELDSLSLGSLTGGLLPAKAPHTRFSEKVSRNRVVEGFGMPLSRIRRIREKVPGSSLNDIFICVASGAVRKYLEAKGELPEQSLMSLMPISLRTDASAGGNDVSGVQVKICSDIADPIERLKAVHHETRASKTQAEKMGLDMLKNLLEVMPAMLVDSLIRRLILPTINIATSNVRGPDKPLYLAGAKAMCMYPVSIPADGAGLNFTGVSYNGVMWVSMVSCRKMLPDPALMLACMTEAWSELLIAADHLPDPALQTKARPARRSRAAVRRK, encoded by the coding sequence GTTTCGCTGCTTGGCGAGCGCGGCAATGTCTACAACCACGTTGGCGTGCTGATGATTTATGACACCACCACCGCTCCCGGCGGGAGTGTGCGTTACAAGGACATTCTCCAGCACTTCGAGGACCGCCTGTACCTGAATCCGGTTTTCCGCCGCCATCTGGAAATCACCCCGCTGGGGCTGGATCGCCCTTATCTGGTGGCAGACTCACTGATTGATGTCGAGTACCACATCCGCCATATCGCCTTGCCCGAGCCGGGTGACTGGCGACAGCTGATGATCCAGGTCGCCCGCCTGCACTCGCGCCCGCTGGACCGTACGCGCCCGCTGTGGGAGGTGTACGTCATCGAGGGGCTGGACAATATTCCGAACCTGCCCAAAGGCGCCTTTGCCATCTTTCTGAAGATTCACCATGCCGTTGTCGACGGCATGGCCGCCGTCCACCTGCTGACTCAACTGCATACCCTCACGCCGGAGCCTGTCGACACGCTCAACATCCGTTCCACCATTGATGCAGACTACAGCCCGTCAAACTATGAACTGCTGTCGCGGACCGTCAGCAACGGCGTCGAGCGGATCAGCAAGCTGGCAAGGTTTGGTTTCAATGGTACGGCCAGGCTGCTTGCGGCAGGCAAGGAGCAGCTCGCACGCCTCAACGAACTGGACAGCCTGTCTCTAGGCAGCCTTACCGGCGGACTTCTGCCGGCAAAGGCGCCGCACACGCGCTTCAGTGAGAAGGTTTCCCGCAACCGGGTGGTGGAAGGCTTTGGCATGCCCCTTTCACGGATCAGGCGTATTCGCGAAAAAGTCCCCGGCAGCAGCCTCAACGACATTTTCATCTGCGTCGCCAGCGGGGCGGTACGCAAGTACCTGGAAGCCAAAGGCGAGCTGCCGGAACAGTCACTCATGTCGCTCATGCCGATTTCCCTGCGCACCGATGCTTCTGCTGGCGGCAATGATGTCAGCGGCGTACAGGTGAAAATCTGCTCGGACATTGCCGACCCCATAGAACGCCTGAAAGCCGTGCATCACGAAACCAGGGCAAGCAAGACCCAGGCAGAAAAAATGGGTCTGGACATGCTGAAAAACCTGCTCGAGGTGATGCCGGCCATGCTGGTCGACAGTCTGATACGCAGGTTGATTCTGCCCACGATCAACATCGCCACCTCCAACGTGCGCGGCCCGGACAAACCGCTCTATCTGGCGGGCGCCAAGGCCATGTGCATGTACCCGGTGAGCATTCCGGCGGACGGCGCCGGGCTCAATTTCACCGGAGTCAGCTATAACGGCGTGATGTGGGTGTCCATGGTCTCCTGCCGCAAGATGCTGCCCGACCCGGCGTTGATGCTGGCCTGCATGACCGAAGCCTGGAGCGAGCTGCTGATAGCCGCAGATCACCTGCCTGATCCTGCACTCCAGACGAAGGCACGGCCTGCCCGACGCAGCCGGGCCGCCGTCCGTCGCAAGTAA
- a CDS encoding HigA family addiction module antitoxin, with protein MIINGMRPIHPGEVLREEYLEPLGITPAALARNLKVSAPTINDIALERRGITADVAIRLARYFDTSAQFWMNLQMEYALATTMATNGERIEHEIEPLVAHG; from the coding sequence ATGATTATTAACGGAATGCGCCCAATACATCCGGGCGAAGTTTTGCGGGAAGAGTACCTGGAGCCCCTGGGCATTACCCCGGCTGCATTGGCTCGCAACTTGAAGGTGTCTGCGCCGACTATCAATGATATTGCCCTTGAGCGTCGCGGCATCACAGCAGACGTTGCTATACGGCTTGCTCGGTACTTCGACACCTCGGCGCAGTTCTGGATGAACCTGCAGATGGAGTACGCCTTGGCGACTACGATGGCTACTAACGGTGAGCGGATCGAGCATGAAATTGAACCTCTCGTTGCTCATGGGTAA
- a CDS encoding type II toxin-antitoxin system RelE/ParE family toxin, protein MILSFKCSDTQSLFDSGESRRWGGVLRVATRKLLMLHAATELRDLRSPPGNRLEPLHGNRDGQHSIRINDQWRICFVWTDAGPTEVEIVDYH, encoded by the coding sequence GTGATCCTGAGCTTCAAGTGTAGTGATACACAGTCGCTGTTTGATTCTGGAGAGTCCCGCCGATGGGGCGGTGTTTTAAGGGTCGCAACGAGAAAGTTATTGATGCTTCATGCCGCGACAGAATTGCGTGATTTGCGTTCACCTCCCGGCAATCGGTTAGAGCCATTGCATGGCAACAGGGATGGTCAACATAGCATCAGGATCAATGATCAATGGCGGATCTGCTTCGTGTGGACGGATGCTGGCCCCACTGAAGTTGAAATCGTCGATTACCACTAA
- a CDS encoding DMT family transporter, with product MTDSPARTDSAALAWLGLILGSLFWAGNALVARAFHEAIPPMSLAFWRWVLALILLLPFVAVPLWRQRRLLLKTAPQLVVLAGLAIAGYSSMLYHAAQTTTAINMTLLNTCLPLVLFLGAGVLLGEWPVRRAWYGMLLAAAGLLVLISTGSWEKLRNLQFRQGDLWVLLSILDWALYSLLLRRWSATLAAIAPLSLMAALIALGIPLLLPFYLLELWRGQLFEPSMSNLAAIAYTAVFASLFAYLAWNYGIKVLGASRVGLSNYLMPVFAAVLSWALLDESLQGFHWAGAALIFSGLLLANWRPGRRVAA from the coding sequence ATGACGGATTCACCGGCGCGCACCGACAGCGCGGCACTGGCCTGGCTCGGCCTGATACTGGGCAGTCTCTTCTGGGCCGGCAATGCGCTGGTGGCACGGGCTTTCCATGAGGCCATACCGCCCATGAGCCTGGCATTCTGGCGCTGGGTACTGGCGTTGATCCTGTTGCTGCCCTTTGTTGCCGTTCCGCTCTGGCGCCAGCGCCGGCTGCTGCTAAAAACCGCACCGCAGCTGGTGGTGCTCGCCGGGCTGGCCATCGCCGGTTACAGCAGCATGCTCTACCACGCGGCCCAGACCACTACCGCGATCAACATGACCCTGCTCAATACCTGCCTGCCGCTGGTGCTTTTTCTGGGGGCCGGTGTGCTGCTCGGCGAGTGGCCGGTGCGCCGTGCCTGGTATGGCATGCTGCTCGCCGCCGCCGGCTTGCTGGTGCTGATCAGTACGGGCAGCTGGGAGAAACTGCGTAATCTGCAGTTCCGTCAGGGTGACCTGTGGGTTCTGCTTTCGATACTCGACTGGGCACTCTATTCGCTGCTGTTGCGGCGTTGGTCAGCCACCTTGGCGGCAATAGCACCGCTGTCGCTGATGGCAGCGCTGATTGCGCTGGGCATTCCGCTGTTGCTGCCGTTCTATCTGCTGGAGCTCTGGCGGGGGCAGCTTTTCGAACCATCAATGAGCAATCTGGCCGCGATCGCCTATACCGCTGTATTCGCCTCCCTGTTTGCCTACCTGGCGTGGAATTACGGGATCAAGGTGCTGGGCGCCTCCCGCGTTGGCTTGAGCAATTACCTGATGCCGGTGTTTGCCGCCGTGCTCAGCTGGGCCTTGCTGGACGAGTCATTGCAGGGTTTTCACTGGGCCGGCGCGGCGTTGATCTTCAGTGGTTTGCTGCTGGCCAACTGGCGGCCGGGCCGCCGCGTGGCGGCTTGA
- the can gene encoding carbonate dehydratase, protein MSDLQELIDNNARWAESINEEDPQFFAKLANQQVPEYLWIGCSDARVPANEIVGLLPGDLFVHRNVANVVLHTDLNCLSVIQYAVDVLKVQHILVTGHYGCGGVRAAMQDAQLGLIDGWLRSIRDLYYEQRDHLAQFPDEEARVDRLCELNVIQQVANVSHTTIVQNAWRRGQALAIHGCIYSIKNGIWKSLNVTINNIDQLPAQYRLRAP, encoded by the coding sequence ATGAGCGATTTACAGGAATTGATCGACAACAATGCCCGTTGGGCAGAGTCGATCAACGAAGAGGATCCGCAGTTTTTCGCCAAGCTGGCCAATCAGCAGGTACCCGAATATCTGTGGATCGGCTGTTCCGATGCGCGGGTACCGGCCAACGAAATTGTCGGCCTGTTGCCGGGCGACCTGTTCGTGCACCGCAACGTAGCCAACGTGGTGCTGCACACCGATCTCAACTGTCTCTCGGTCATCCAGTACGCAGTGGATGTGCTCAAGGTGCAGCACATTCTGGTGACCGGGCACTATGGCTGTGGCGGTGTACGTGCCGCCATGCAGGATGCCCAGCTGGGCCTGATTGACGGCTGGTTGCGCTCGATTCGCGATCTGTATTATGAGCAGCGTGATCACCTGGCGCAGTTCCCGGACGAAGAGGCCCGCGTGGACCGCCTGTGCGAGCTGAACGTGATCCAGCAGGTCGCCAATGTCAGCCACACCACCATTGTGCAGAATGCCTGGCGGCGAGGGCAGGCGCTGGCCATTCATGGCTGCATCTACAGCATCAAGAACGGCATCTGGAAAAGCCTCAACGTCACTATCAACAATATCGATCAGCTGCCTGCGCAGTATCGCTTGCGTGCACCATGA
- a CDS encoding C69 family dipeptidase produces the protein MCDTLVLRQAGVSWLAKNSDREAAEPQRLLRLPAVCGDATRQVRTTYIDVAQTADRHAVILSQPSWIWGAEMGVNERGLAIGNEAVFTRLTAKKGEALLGMDLLRLALERAGTAREGIAVISEHLQRYGQAGPGGYRDKHFRYDSSFLLADPEEAWVLETAGSLWAAKKVERWAISNALSLGHEFDLSSQDLPGQARKLGCWNGKGDFHFARAFDTRLLPWIGGAHQRRAMNQQFLASCPATAGWQELAAALRSHGQRGEDFARHNNRQVCMHAGSFWRPSQTTASLIARLGAGSPQMLATATSAPCLGLFQPLAFAVGAGADLLSDVAQPVAQSRWWRFEPVHRRALADADFRHALQASRDQLEARLLAQLQKAEPDWRAMQLEAESWHAHWQQQALAEPAALNGWWRRHARL, from the coding sequence ATGTGTGACACGCTGGTGCTGCGGCAAGCGGGCGTCAGCTGGCTGGCGAAGAACAGTGATCGCGAGGCGGCCGAGCCCCAGCGCCTGTTGCGGCTGCCTGCGGTCTGCGGGGATGCAACCCGTCAGGTGCGTACGACCTATATTGACGTAGCGCAGACAGCCGATCGGCACGCAGTGATTCTCAGCCAGCCCAGCTGGATCTGGGGTGCCGAGATGGGTGTGAACGAGCGGGGTCTGGCCATCGGCAACGAGGCGGTCTTCACCCGCCTGACGGCGAAGAAAGGCGAAGCGTTGCTCGGCATGGACCTGTTGCGTCTGGCGCTGGAGCGGGCCGGCACGGCGCGCGAAGGTATCGCGGTGATCAGCGAACATCTGCAAAGGTATGGGCAGGCCGGGCCTGGCGGTTACCGAGACAAACACTTCCGCTATGACAGCAGCTTTCTGCTGGCTGACCCAGAGGAAGCCTGGGTACTGGAAACCGCAGGTAGTCTCTGGGCGGCGAAGAAGGTCGAACGCTGGGCGATTTCCAACGCGCTGAGTCTCGGCCATGAATTCGACCTGAGCAGCCAGGACTTGCCCGGACAGGCCAGAAAGCTGGGCTGCTGGAATGGCAAGGGTGATTTTCATTTTGCCCGGGCCTTCGATACGCGCCTGCTGCCGTGGATTGGCGGAGCGCATCAGCGCCGCGCCATGAATCAGCAGTTTCTGGCGAGCTGTCCGGCAACTGCCGGCTGGCAGGAGCTTGCTGCGGCCTTGCGCAGCCATGGTCAACGCGGTGAAGATTTTGCGCGGCACAATAACCGGCAGGTTTGCATGCATGCCGGCAGCTTCTGGCGGCCCTCGCAAACCACGGCCAGCCTGATTGCCCGGCTGGGAGCGGGGTCGCCGCAAATGCTGGCTACCGCGACCTCTGCGCCTTGCCTGGGTCTGTTCCAGCCACTGGCGTTTGCCGTCGGTGCCGGCGCCGACCTGCTCAGTGATGTTGCTCAGCCGGTTGCGCAGAGTCGCTGGTGGCGTTTCGAGCCGGTACACCGGCGGGCACTGGCTGATGCGGATTTTCGTCATGCGCTGCAGGCCAGTCGTGACCAGCTGGAAGCCCGCTTGCTGGCGCAATTGCAGAAGGCAGAGCCTGACTGGCGAGCCATGCAACTGGAGGCCGAAAGCTGGCATGCGCATTGGCAACAGCAGGCACTCGCCGAGCCGGCGGCGCTTAACGGGTGGTGGCGTCGCCATGCCCGTCTGTGA
- a CDS encoding ribbon-helix-helix domain-containing protein, which yields MCELYVKADPILYESRSRSLRIRGVVTTLRLENQFWDILREIAEVDGMTTNQLITKLYDEVMDYRGDVVNFASFLRVSCTRYLSQRSASMATLHKLPLEKRG from the coding sequence ATGTGTGAGCTCTATGTAAAGGCGGATCCGATCCTCTATGAATCGCGCTCGCGTTCACTGCGTATCCGCGGGGTGGTTACTACCCTGCGGCTGGAAAACCAGTTCTGGGACATTCTGCGCGAGATTGCCGAAGTCGATGGCATGACCACCAACCAGCTGATTACCAAGTTGTATGACGAGGTAATGGATTATCGTGGTGATGTGGTCAATTTCGCCTCCTTCCTGCGCGTCAGCTGTACCCGCTACCTGAGTCAGCGCTCCGCCAGTATGGCGACATTGCACAAGCTGCCGCTGGAGAAGCGGGGCTGA
- a CDS encoding DJ-1/PfpI family protein — translation MTARKILILTGDYVEDYEMMVPFQALQMVGHTVHAVCPGKQAGDSVRTAIHDFEGDQTYSEKPGHNFVLNFAFDAVRAEDYDALVVPGGRSPEYLRLNQQVIALVQAFAAANKPIAAVCHGAQLLAAAGVLKGRSCSAYPACAPEVRLAGGEYVEVPVDAVHVDGNLVTAPAWPAHPAWLAAFLKVLG, via the coding sequence ATGACAGCCAGAAAGATACTGATCCTGACCGGTGATTACGTCGAAGACTACGAGATGATGGTGCCGTTCCAGGCGCTACAGATGGTGGGGCATACCGTGCACGCGGTTTGCCCGGGCAAGCAGGCGGGTGACAGCGTGCGCACGGCGATCCACGATTTCGAAGGCGACCAGACCTACAGTGAGAAGCCGGGGCATAACTTCGTGCTCAACTTCGCCTTCGATGCCGTACGTGCCGAGGACTATGATGCGCTGGTAGTGCCCGGCGGCCGCTCTCCCGAGTATCTGCGTCTGAATCAGCAGGTCATTGCGCTGGTGCAGGCCTTTGCGGCGGCCAACAAACCGATTGCTGCCGTCTGCCACGGTGCCCAGTTGCTGGCCGCCGCCGGTGTGCTCAAGGGTCGCTCCTGCAGCGCGTATCCGGCCTGCGCGCCGGAAGTACGTCTGGCCGGGGGCGAGTATGTTGAAGTGCCGGTGGATGCCGTGCATGTTGACGGCAATCTGGTCACGGCTCCGGCCTGGCCGGCGCATCCGGCCTGGCTGGCGGCATTTCTGAAAGTGCTGGGCTAA
- the thrC gene encoding threonine synthase yields MRYISTRGQAPALNFEDVLLAGLASDGGLYVPENLPRFTQEEIASWAGLPYHELAFRVMRPFVAGSIADADFKQILEETYAVFEHSAVAPLRQLHGNEWVLELFHGPTLAFKDFALQLLGRLLDHILARRNERVVIMGATSGDTGSAAIEGCKACDNVDIFIMHPHNRVSEVQRRQMTTIFGDNIHNIAIEGNFDDCQEMVKASFADQSFLKGTRLVAVNSINWARIMAQIVYYFYAALQLGGPARSIAFSVPTGNFGDIFAGYLARNMGLPISQLIVATNRNDILHRFMSGNRYDKDTLHPSLSPSMDIMVSSNFERLLFDLHGRNGLALSGLMDNFKASGKLSVSEERWTEARKLFDSLAVDDAQTCATIAEVYQECGELLDPHTAIGVRAARECRRSLATPMVILGTAHPVKFPEAVEKAGISRALALPAHLADLFQRDERCTVLANDLQTVQQFVSQHGNRGKPL; encoded by the coding sequence ATGCGTTATATCAGCACCCGTGGCCAGGCACCGGCCCTGAATTTCGAAGACGTACTGCTGGCCGGTCTGGCTTCTGACGGCGGCCTCTATGTGCCGGAAAACCTGCCGCGTTTCACTCAGGAGGAAATTGCTTCCTGGGCCGGCTTGCCCTATCACGAGTTGGCCTTTCGGGTGATGCGCCCGTTTGTTGCCGGCAGCATTGCGGATGCCGACTTCAAGCAGATTCTCGAAGAAACCTACGCGGTGTTCGAGCACAGCGCGGTAGCGCCACTGCGTCAGCTGCATGGCAACGAGTGGGTGCTGGAACTGTTCCACGGCCCGACCCTGGCGTTCAAGGATTTCGCCCTGCAACTGCTCGGTCGCCTGCTCGATCACATCCTCGCCAGGCGCAACGAGCGTGTGGTGATCATGGGTGCCACTTCCGGTGATACCGGTTCGGCGGCTATCGAGGGCTGTAAAGCCTGCGATAACGTCGACATCTTCATCATGCACCCGCACAACCGCGTGTCCGAGGTGCAACGCCGGCAGATGACCACCATCTTCGGCGACAACATCCACAACATCGCCATCGAAGGCAACTTCGATGATTGCCAGGAAATGGTCAAGGCCAGCTTCGCCGACCAGTCTTTCCTCAAGGGCACCCGGCTGGTAGCCGTCAACTCGATCAACTGGGCGCGGATCATGGCCCAGATCGTCTACTACTTTTATGCGGCATTGCAGCTGGGCGGACCGGCGCGCTCGATCGCCTTCTCGGTACCGACCGGCAACTTCGGCGATATTTTTGCCGGCTATCTGGCGCGCAACATGGGCCTGCCGATCAGCCAGCTGATCGTCGCCACCAACCGCAACGACATCCTGCACCGCTTCATGTCGGGCAACCGCTACGACAAGGACACCCTGCACCCGTCGCTGTCGCCGTCGATGGACATCATGGTGTCGTCGAATTTCGAGCGTCTGCTGTTCGATCTGCATGGGCGCAACGGCTTGGCCTTGTCCGGGCTGATGGACAACTTCAAGGCCAGCGGCAAGCTATCAGTGAGTGAGGAACGCTGGACCGAAGCACGCAAGCTGTTCGACTCGCTGGCTGTAGATGATGCGCAAACCTGCGCCACCATTGCCGAGGTCTATCAGGAGTGTGGCGAACTGCTCGACCCGCACACGGCCATCGGCGTGCGTGCGGCGCGTGAGTGCCGCCGCAGTCTGGCCACGCCGATGGTGATTCTGGGTACTGCCCATCCGGTCAAGTTTCCTGAAGCCGTTGAAAAGGCCGGTATCTCCCGGGCACTGGCCCTGCCAGCGCATCTGGCTGACCTGTTCCAGCGCGATGAACGCTGTACGGTGCTGGCCAATGACCTGCAAACCGTGCAGCAGTTCGTCAGCCAGCACGGCAACCGCGGCAAGCCCCTGTAA
- a CDS encoding homoserine dehydrogenase: MKPVKVGICGLGTVGGGTYNVLKRNAEEIARRAGRGIEVAQIGARRANPLCATGTTPVTADIFDIANNPEIDIVIELIGGDTVARELVLKAIENGKHVVTANKALIAVHGNEIFAKARAKGVIVAFEAAVAGGIPVIKAIREGLSANRINWVAGIINGTGNFILSEMREKGRPFADVLTEAQALGYAEADPTFDVEGIDAAHKLTILASIAFGIPLQFDKAYTEGITRLTSADVGYAEALGYRIKHLGVARRTERGIELRVHPTLIPADRLIANVNGVMNAVMVNADAAGSTLFYGAGAGMEPTASSVVADLVDVVRALTTDPQNRVPHLAFQADALSDHPILPISECESAYYLRVQAKDHPGVLAQVASILSARGINIESVMQKEAEEHDGLVPMILLTHRVTEQCMNDAIAALEALNDVAGPVMRIRVEHLN; this comes from the coding sequence GTGAAACCGGTCAAAGTGGGCATCTGTGGGCTGGGTACTGTCGGTGGCGGTACCTATAACGTACTCAAACGCAACGCTGAAGAGATTGCCCGCCGCGCCGGGCGTGGCATCGAAGTGGCGCAGATTGGCGCCCGGCGTGCCAATCCCCTGTGCGCAACCGGCACCACCCCTGTGACTGCCGATATTTTCGATATTGCCAACAATCCGGAAATCGACATTGTCATCGAACTGATTGGTGGCGATACGGTGGCCCGCGAGCTGGTGCTCAAGGCCATCGAGAATGGCAAGCATGTGGTCACGGCGAACAAGGCGCTGATTGCCGTGCATGGCAACGAGATCTTTGCCAAGGCACGTGCGAAAGGCGTGATTGTCGCCTTCGAAGCTGCAGTGGCCGGAGGCATTCCGGTGATCAAGGCGATTCGCGAAGGCCTGTCTGCCAACCGCATCAACTGGGTCGCCGGGATCATCAACGGTACCGGTAATTTCATTCTCAGCGAAATGCGCGAGAAGGGCCGTCCGTTTGCCGATGTGCTTACGGAAGCCCAGGCGCTGGGCTATGCCGAGGCGGATCCGACTTTCGACGTGGAAGGTATCGATGCGGCGCACAAGCTGACGATTCTCGCCTCGATCGCCTTTGGTATTCCCCTGCAGTTCGACAAGGCCTACACCGAGGGCATCACCCGGCTGACCAGTGCCGATGTCGGTTATGCCGAGGCGCTGGGTTATCGCATCAAGCATCTGGGCGTAGCCCGCCGTACCGAGCGCGGCATCGAGTTGCGCGTACACCCGACGCTGATTCCCGCCGATCGCCTGATCGCCAACGTCAATGGCGTGATGAACGCGGTGATGGTCAACGCCGATGCCGCCGGCAGTACCCTGTTCTACGGCGCCGGTGCCGGCATGGAGCCGACCGCTTCTTCAGTGGTCGCCGATCTGGTAGACGTGGTGCGTGCACTGACCACCGACCCGCAGAACCGCGTGCCACACCTGGCCTTCCAGGCTGATGCGTTGTCCGATCACCCGATCCTGCCGATCAGCGAGTGCGAGAGCGCCTACTACCTGCGCGTACAGGCCAAGGACCATCCCGGTGTGCTGGCCCAGGTTGCCAGCATCCTGTCGGCACGCGGCATCAATATCGAGTCGGTGATGCAGAAGGAAGCCGAAGAGCATGACGGCCTGGTGCCGATGATCCTGCTGACCCACCGGGTCACCGAGCAGTGCATGAATGATGCGATCGCTGCGCTGGAGGCACTCAATGATGTGGCCGGTCCGGTGATGCGTATCCGCGTTGAGCATCTGAATTAA
- a CDS encoding DsbC family protein, with protein MRFLPLSAGLMLALSTTVTHAADPDQAIRKTLSTIQPDLPIETIAESAMPGMFQVQLKGGRLLYASADGQFLLQGNLYQMKDGDVVNLTEQHASAETAQLLAKVPVSEMVVFAPEKPKTHITVFTDTDCGYCQKLHAEVPELNRLGIEVRYMAFPRQGIDSHGYNTLVSVWCSKDRQAAMNLAKLRKEVPAATCDNPVARQYELGQMIGVNGTPAIVLENGQLIPGYQPAPQLAELALKAK; from the coding sequence ATGCGTTTTCTACCCCTGTCTGCCGGTCTGATGCTGGCACTTTCCACTACCGTTACCCATGCTGCAGACCCTGATCAGGCCATTCGAAAAACCCTCAGTACTATCCAGCCTGATCTGCCGATCGAAACCATTGCTGAAAGTGCCATGCCGGGGATGTTTCAGGTCCAGCTCAAGGGCGGGCGTTTGCTTTACGCCAGCGCTGACGGGCAGTTCCTGCTGCAGGGCAATCTGTATCAGATGAAAGATGGCGATGTAGTCAATCTGACCGAGCAACACGCCAGTGCAGAAACCGCACAATTGCTGGCCAAGGTTCCGGTGTCCGAAATGGTGGTGTTTGCTCCGGAAAAGCCGAAAACCCATATCACCGTGTTCACCGATACCGATTGCGGCTACTGCCAGAAACTGCATGCCGAAGTGCCCGAACTCAATCGGCTGGGTATCGAAGTACGCTATATGGCCTTCCCTCGTCAGGGTATCGACAGCCATGGCTACAACACGCTGGTCAGCGTCTGGTGCAGCAAGGATCGCCAGGCGGCAATGAATCTGGCCAAGTTGCGCAAGGAAGTGCCCGCAGCTACCTGTGACAACCCGGTGGCCAGGCAATACGAGCTGGGCCAGATGATCGGTGTGAATGGCACACCGGCCATCGTTCTGGAAAATGGCCAGCTGATTCCCGGCTACCAGCCGGCGCCCCAGCTTGCCGAGTTGGCACTGAAGGCCAAATAA
- the xerD gene encoding site-specific tyrosine recombinase XerD, producing MPTLDHPLLDRFLEAQWLEKGLSAHTRAAYRSDIGHFHAWVSERDVPLAGVSRDMILDHLAWRLAQGYSARSTARFLSCLRGFYRFLLREGLIQLDPTLQVALPELGRPLPKSLSEADVEALLAAPDVAEALGLRDRAMLEVLYACGLRVTELVSLTLEQVNLRQGVLRVFGKGGKERLVPLGEEAIAWLQRYQLEARGQLLGGKSSSVLFPSLRAEQMTRQTFWHRIKLHARVAGISKPLSPHTLRHAFATHLLNHGADLRVVQMLLGHSDLSTTQIYTHVARARLQELHARHHPRG from the coding sequence ATGCCAACCCTGGATCACCCTCTGCTTGATCGCTTTCTGGAAGCCCAGTGGCTGGAGAAGGGTTTGTCAGCCCATACCCGGGCGGCGTACCGCAGCGATATCGGTCATTTTCATGCCTGGGTGAGCGAACGTGATGTGCCGCTGGCCGGGGTGAGTCGCGACATGATACTGGATCATCTGGCCTGGCGCTTGGCGCAAGGTTACAGCGCCCGCTCCACGGCGCGCTTTTTGTCCTGTCTGCGCGGGTTCTACCGTTTTCTGCTGCGTGAAGGCCTGATTCAGCTGGATCCTACCTTGCAGGTGGCACTGCCGGAGCTCGGTCGCCCGTTGCCCAAGTCACTCAGCGAGGCGGATGTCGAGGCGTTGCTGGCAGCCCCGGATGTGGCAGAGGCGCTGGGTCTGCGCGATCGCGCCATGCTTGAAGTGCTCTATGCCTGCGGGTTGCGCGTCACCGAACTGGTTTCGCTGACTCTGGAACAGGTCAACCTGCGCCAGGGGGTGTTACGCGTATTCGGCAAGGGCGGCAAGGAACGCCTGGTACCGTTGGGCGAGGAGGCCATTGCCTGGCTGCAGCGTTACCAGCTGGAAGCGCGTGGGCAGTTGCTGGGCGGCAAGTCGAGCAGTGTGCTGTTTCCCAGTCTGCGTGCCGAACAGATGACCCGGCAGACCTTCTGGCATCGCATCAAGCTGCATGCAAGAGTCGCGGGCATCAGCAAGCCACTCTCGCCGCATACGTTGCGCCATGCCTTTGCCACCCATCTGCTCAATCATGGGGCTGACTTGCGGGTGGTACAGATGCTGCTGGGTCACAGCGACCTGTCCACCACGCAGATCTATACCCATGTGGCCCGCGCCCGGCTGCAGGAATTGCACGCGCGGCACCATCCGCGCGGCTGA